One window of the Chitinophaga niabensis genome contains the following:
- the htpG gene encoding molecular chaperone HtpG: MQKGAIRVQTENIFPIIKKFLYSDHDIFLRELVSNAVDATQKLKTLASVGEFKGDIGNTDITVSLDKEKKTITISDRGVGMTAEEVDKYINQVAFSGAEEFVNKYKGQTDGANIIGHFGLGFYSSFMVSSQVEIYSRSWRPDAKAVRWECDGSPEYELEETTKEERGTDIVMHINEESEEFLDENRIRTILEKFCRFLPVPIRFQDTQINNTSPAWVKKPAELTAEDYQNFYKELYPFAEPPLFWIHLNVDYPFNLTGILYFPKITKSYEIQKDKISLYSNQVYVTDEVKNIVPEFLMLLHGVIDSPDIPLNVSRSYLQGDPNVKKINAHITKKVADKLDEMFRTDRKSFEEKWEHIGLFVKYGMMTEDKFADKASKFHVMADVDNSTFYTLEEYRTATGALQTNTEGKLVILYATNPVQQDSYIQAAQAKGYKVVKLDTMVDAGFINQMETKWENVQFNRVDADIADNLINNEAKAISVLSEEQEGKLKEMFGQQIPQPNIKVELKGLSAQDQPVIVTRSEFMRRMKDMAAMGGSASMFAGMPDEITMTVNANHPIYLNILGEGNAEKQQKLVRNLADLALLSQNLLQGAELTAFVNRSVELMGKE, translated from the coding sequence ATGCAGAAAGGCGCTATACGTGTACAAACAGAGAATATTTTCCCCATTATTAAAAAGTTCCTTTATTCCGATCACGACATCTTTTTACGTGAGCTGGTAAGTAATGCCGTGGATGCCACGCAGAAACTTAAAACACTAGCCAGCGTAGGAGAATTTAAAGGTGATATTGGAAATACAGACATCACTGTATCGCTGGACAAAGAAAAAAAGACCATTACTATTTCTGACCGCGGTGTGGGCATGACGGCTGAAGAGGTAGATAAATACATTAACCAGGTAGCCTTTTCCGGTGCGGAAGAATTTGTGAACAAGTATAAAGGACAGACAGACGGAGCGAATATCATTGGCCACTTCGGCCTTGGTTTTTACTCTTCTTTTATGGTGAGCAGCCAGGTGGAGATCTATTCCAGATCCTGGCGCCCTGATGCAAAAGCAGTTCGCTGGGAATGCGATGGCAGCCCGGAATATGAACTGGAAGAAACAACAAAAGAAGAACGCGGCACTGACATTGTGATGCATATCAATGAAGAAAGTGAAGAGTTCCTGGATGAGAACCGCATCCGCACCATCCTGGAAAAATTCTGCCGCTTCCTGCCTGTTCCCATCCGTTTCCAGGATACACAGATCAATAATACTTCTCCGGCATGGGTGAAAAAGCCAGCTGAATTAACGGCAGAAGATTATCAGAACTTCTATAAGGAACTGTATCCTTTTGCAGAACCGCCGTTGTTCTGGATCCACCTGAATGTGGATTATCCTTTCAATCTTACCGGTATCCTGTACTTCCCCAAGATCACCAAATCATACGAGATACAGAAAGATAAGATCAGCCTGTACAGCAACCAGGTATATGTAACGGATGAAGTGAAGAACATTGTTCCTGAATTCCTGATGTTGCTGCATGGTGTTATAGATTCTCCGGACATTCCGCTGAATGTGAGCAGGAGTTATTTGCAGGGAGATCCCAATGTGAAAAAGATCAATGCGCACATCACTAAAAAAGTAGCGGATAAGCTGGATGAAATGTTCCGTACAGACCGTAAATCCTTTGAAGAAAAATGGGAGCATATCGGCCTGTTCGTGAAATATGGGATGATGACGGAAGATAAATTTGCTGACAAAGCCAGCAAGTTCCATGTAATGGCAGATGTAGATAACAGTACTTTCTATACACTGGAAGAATACCGTACAGCTACAGGCGCACTGCAAACTAACACAGAAGGTAAGCTGGTGATCCTGTATGCTACAAACCCTGTTCAACAGGATAGTTATATTCAGGCTGCACAAGCGAAAGGATATAAAGTAGTGAAGCTGGATACGATGGTGGATGCAGGTTTCATCAACCAGATGGAAACCAAGTGGGAGAATGTACAATTCAACCGGGTGGATGCAGATATTGCAGATAACCTGATCAACAACGAAGCAAAGGCTATCAGCGTATTAAGTGAAGAACAGGAAGGCAAACTGAAAGAGATGTTCGGCCAGCAAATTCCGCAGCCTAATATCAAAGTGGAATTGAAAGGATTAAGTGCACAGGACCAACCGGTGATCGTAACCCGTTCTGAATTTATGCGCAGAATGAAAGATATGGCAGCGATGGGCGGTTCCGCCAGTATGTTTGCCGGTATGCCGGATGAGATCACTATGACGGTGAACGCTAATCATCCTATCTATCTGAATATCCTCGGAGAAGGGAATGCAGAAAAGCAACAAAAGCTGGTGCGTAACCTGGCTGATCTGGCTTTGCTTTCCCAGAATTTATTACAGGGAGCAGAACTGACGGCATTTGTGAACCGCAGCGTTGAGTTGATGGGAAAAGAATAG
- a CDS encoding Ig-like domain-containing protein yields the protein MKRALLLGCLLVPLFALAQTNPVPQSVPYLQTFSAMPHNSTVLPDGWLGWVLSGSPSGSFNVAPAVSDKALAANSTASSTTNGVHNYNGKAGFLNSGSVDNALVLSVNTTGSTNVSVGFEVMTIRNPYDNNSNTRINEVVLQYRVGTSGNFTNLSSTAYQNNTTLQTGSGITTPQNLVFKQVLLPAECENAPVVQLRWVNRQISGAGSRPGFAIDSITVGGVSGDVTPPVISSLSPANGATGVQPGSSLVITYDENIRKNAGNITIHGIPQQVLDINNPAILISGNTLTIPATLRGNRSYYVTLDSNAIQDSNGNGAAGISDSTQWSFATGSQLLDFEFTTCTNSLSGGFSQYSVIGAQTWACTTFGQTGNGVQINGFASGARDNEDWLITPVLDLSSFNFPLLSFATRSAFAGPALELKISTDYSGSGDPHLATWTTINGRFPETGSDVWSVSQGINLAAFKGTDVYIAWVYTSSPALQASRWTLDDVHITNSATAPPPTVTTSPAQLDFDYIKAGNRSEPQPFTFWANDLTGPLHVTAPSNFEISLDKVQYYPTLTFNDTDPHTVWVRFAPSAADQNFTGTLSFSSTALSASRVNLSGTSLRTLKVVNWNMEWFGHLNFGPTNEALQQANALKVMRSVNADIFALVEVVDTIRLKAIVDSLPGYKYLISDFGSRVDSLTAPLYDSAQKLAFVYKDSLVKSIRSYGVLRKGGSPTAYYNWSSGRFPYLMEANVIMNNDTARIHFIVLHAKANTGNTAEKIESWHRRKDGNKEMKDSLDAQYPYKNILVLGDFNDDFDRTITAEMAPDTTTSYIDFKLDSANYTPFTYELSLAKQRSTGSFPDMIDHAMGSNEMQLAYVPQSAKVLRSVESLIPSYSTSTSDHFPIITRYDVRVLAHPVVITTFTAREDDGGVRLTWNTTREINNDKFIVERSLNQRNYTPIDTVPALNIQGAAYQSFDGSVLPGYWHYRLKQISKDSTIQYSPVQSVLVLSRESWFRLLCFILGRQLYIYMDAPQAGPASIQLIDLQGAIRYQSQLNFSKGMNLRKVDVGNMAAGIYLLRVQSGNKTEVKKIFITR from the coding sequence ATGAAAAGAGCTTTACTCCTGGGATGTTTACTGGTACCCCTTTTTGCCCTTGCGCAAACAAACCCGGTACCACAGTCCGTACCCTACTTACAGACATTTTCCGCCATGCCCCACAATTCAACTGTTTTACCGGACGGTTGGCTGGGCTGGGTGTTGAGCGGATCGCCTTCCGGCAGTTTTAATGTGGCGCCGGCAGTCTCGGATAAAGCCCTTGCGGCCAACAGCACTGCCTCTTCCACCACAAACGGCGTTCACAATTACAACGGCAAAGCCGGTTTCCTCAATAGCGGCTCGGTAGACAATGCCTTGGTGCTAAGTGTGAACACAACCGGCAGCACCAATGTGAGCGTAGGTTTTGAGGTAATGACCATCCGTAATCCCTACGACAACAACAGTAATACCCGCATCAATGAAGTGGTATTACAATACCGGGTAGGCACCAGCGGTAATTTCACCAATCTGTCATCCACAGCCTATCAGAACAATACCACCCTGCAAACCGGCTCCGGGATCACCACGCCCCAGAACCTCGTTTTCAAACAGGTATTGCTTCCGGCAGAATGTGAAAACGCCCCTGTTGTACAATTGCGTTGGGTGAACCGTCAGATCAGCGGAGCCGGCTCCCGTCCCGGTTTTGCGATTGACAGCATTACTGTTGGCGGAGTGAGCGGAGACGTTACTCCGCCTGTGATCAGTAGTTTATCTCCTGCCAATGGCGCCACAGGTGTACAACCCGGCAGCAGCCTTGTGATCACTTATGATGAGAACATCCGTAAGAATGCAGGTAATATAACTATTCATGGTATCCCTCAACAGGTATTAGATATCAACAATCCTGCTATCCTTATTTCGGGTAACACACTCACCATTCCTGCCACCCTGCGTGGGAACCGTAGCTATTATGTTACGCTGGACAGTAATGCCATCCAGGATTCCAATGGGAATGGTGCTGCCGGAATTTCAGACAGTACGCAATGGTCCTTCGCCACCGGCAGCCAGTTGCTGGATTTCGAATTTACCACCTGTACTAATAGCCTCTCCGGAGGTTTCAGCCAATATAGTGTGATAGGAGCGCAAACCTGGGCCTGTACCACTTTTGGCCAAACCGGCAATGGTGTGCAGATCAATGGGTTCGCCAGCGGAGCAAGAGATAATGAGGACTGGCTGATCACACCCGTGCTGGATCTCAGCAGTTTCAATTTCCCGCTTTTATCTTTTGCCACAAGAAGTGCATTTGCCGGACCTGCGCTGGAATTAAAAATATCCACAGACTACAGTGGCAGCGGGGATCCCCATCTCGCCACCTGGACAACCATCAATGGCCGTTTCCCTGAAACCGGCTCTGATGTATGGTCTGTTTCCCAGGGTATCAATCTGGCAGCTTTCAAAGGCACGGATGTTTATATCGCCTGGGTATATACTTCCTCTCCTGCTTTACAGGCCAGCCGCTGGACCCTGGATGATGTACACATCACCAATTCCGCCACAGCGCCTCCACCTACTGTAACCACTTCTCCGGCACAACTGGATTTTGATTATATCAAAGCAGGCAACCGTTCAGAGCCGCAACCCTTTACTTTCTGGGCCAACGATCTTACAGGACCCTTACATGTAACCGCTCCTTCCAACTTTGAAATATCGTTGGATAAAGTGCAATACTATCCCACACTTACTTTTAATGACACAGACCCTCATACGGTTTGGGTAAGGTTTGCACCTTCTGCGGCAGATCAGAATTTTACGGGCACCCTGAGTTTCTCTTCTACGGCCCTTTCCGCCAGCAGGGTAAACCTTTCCGGTACTTCCCTCCGTACGCTCAAAGTAGTGAACTGGAACATGGAATGGTTCGGCCACCTGAATTTTGGTCCTACAAACGAAGCACTGCAACAGGCCAATGCCCTGAAAGTGATGCGGAGCGTGAATGCAGACATCTTTGCACTTGTAGAAGTAGTAGATACCATCCGCCTGAAAGCGATCGTGGATTCCCTGCCTGGATACAAATACCTGATATCTGATTTCGGCTCCAGGGTAGACAGTCTTACCGCTCCATTATATGACAGCGCCCAGAAACTGGCCTTTGTATATAAGGACTCCCTGGTAAAAAGTATCCGCAGTTATGGCGTATTGCGCAAAGGAGGAAGTCCCACTGCCTACTACAACTGGTCCTCCGGCAGGTTCCCTTACCTGATGGAAGCCAATGTGATCATGAATAATGATACTGCCCGTATCCATTTCATTGTGCTGCATGCCAAAGCCAATACAGGTAATACAGCTGAAAAGATCGAAAGCTGGCATCGCCGGAAAGATGGAAATAAAGAGATGAAAGACTCCCTGGATGCACAGTATCCTTATAAGAACATACTGGTGCTGGGAGACTTCAATGATGATTTCGACAGGACCATCACTGCTGAAATGGCCCCGGATACCACTACATCCTATATAGATTTCAAACTGGATTCAGCCAATTACACGCCGTTCACTTATGAACTCAGCCTGGCCAAACAACGTTCCACAGGTTCTTTCCCTGATATGATCGACCATGCGATGGGTTCCAATGAAATGCAGCTGGCCTATGTACCACAATCTGCTAAGGTGCTGCGTTCCGTTGAAAGCCTCATCCCTTCTTATTCCACCTCCACTTCAGACCACTTCCCCATCATCACCCGTTATGATGTAAGGGTACTGGCACATCCTGTTGTGATCACTACTTTCACAGCCAGGGAAGATGACGGCGGCGTAAGATTAACCTGGAACACTACCCGGGAGATCAATAACGACAAATTCATTGTGGAACGTTCCCTGAACCAACGGAACTATACACCTATCGATACTGTTCCTGCCCTCAATATCCAGGGAGCGGCTTATCAAAGTTTCGATGGTTCCGTATTACCCGGGTACTGGCATTATCGCCTGAAACAGATCAGTAAGGACAGTACCATTCAATACAGCCCGGTACAAAGCGTGCTGGTATTGAGCAGGGAATCCTGGTTCAGGCTATTGTGCTTCATCCTGGGCAGGCAGCTTTATATCTACATGGATGCTCCGCAAGCCGGCCCGGCAAGCATACAACTGATTGATCTGCAAGGAGCTATCCGTTATCAAAGCCAGCTGAACTTCTCCAAAGGCATGAATTTGAGGAAAGTGGATGTGGGGAACATGGCTGCCGGGATCTACCTGTTGAGGGTGCAAAGCGGCAATAAAACAGAGGTGAAGAAGATATTTATTACTCGTTGA